In the genome of Coraliomargarita algicola, one region contains:
- a CDS encoding twin-arginine translocase TatA/TatE family subunit, whose protein sequence is MNYTPVAFIQNLSTPEIVMIGCVILLFFGAKRLPELVRSLGKSVGEFNRAKAGIEEDFRSAMDVKDIDNKPRPQEAKAPAESA, encoded by the coding sequence ATGAACTATACACCTGTTGCTTTCATTCAAAATTTAAGTACGCCAGAGATCGTTATGATCGGCTGCGTCATTTTGCTTTTTTTCGGAGCCAAGCGCTTGCCCGAACTCGTTCGATCACTCGGCAAGTCGGTCGGTGAATTTAACCGGGCCAAGGCCGGCATCGAAGAAGATTTCCGCTCGGCGATGGATGTTAAAGACATCGACAATAAGCCACGCCCTCAAGAGGCAAAGGCACCTGCTGAATCCGCATAG
- the pheT gene encoding phenylalanine--tRNA ligase subunit beta, which yields MKISYNWLKNYIDLDPIQHSPEVLAEVLPLLGFDIEEYEKLGPPQLNNVVVGQVLEYIQHPDADRLRCCKVSTGNEGEVHDIVCGAKNFKQGDKVMVALPGAVLPGDFKIKASKLRGQPSAGMMCSAKELQIGQDHDGIMILDGDTALGTPLNDLYTDGDTVFDLEITPNRVDVLSHIGVARELAAKFGLDVNYPEVKASTENESHGEPLISSVDVSASEVCPHYTAMCIKGVKVGPSPKWLKDAIEATGQRSINNVVDVTNYVLQETCQPLHAFDAAKIRGGKLVVRMASEGEKMTTLDEVERTLSADMAVIADAERPLVVAGVMGSLDAEVDAGTTDIVLEAAYFSPTSVRATSRKLGLSSDSSYRFERGVDPQGVTYASLRAVDLILEVAGGSVDGNRIEVGTEPPTISEVTLFPDRVRKFIGFEVSDEEIQTVLESLGLAVAIHDADDGSVRWEVTIPSYRQDLQRDVDLIEEFIRVYGTDKIPESEVSARGISTQDHRIYTVNEAVANYLTGQNFNEAFLYSLRDPEETQFFFGEESFKVLALDNPLQSDQSHLRPSLIPGLLDVLKLNAARGTGATRFFERGHVYREVKGQMLELISVGFVIVADQISREWRQREVADFYTARTLAGEVLELAGAAANKLTFQPIEACKLWQPGHSAEAGDFAKMGFMATCGLLNMATLKERWDLTTPVIAGSILMTPKFFERKAKRGRHTGVSNQPASAKDLALIVDQSVLAGDVERQVAKFAKKATQGFDCESVRIFDLYEGTGLPEGKKSLAVSMSFRAADRTLKDKEVNAAFDGIQKLISEKTDFQIRK from the coding sequence ATGAAAATCTCCTACAACTGGCTTAAAAATTATATCGATCTCGATCCCATTCAGCACTCTCCGGAAGTGTTGGCTGAAGTCTTACCCTTGCTTGGCTTTGACATCGAGGAATACGAAAAACTGGGGCCACCACAGTTGAACAATGTCGTGGTCGGCCAAGTCCTCGAGTATATCCAACACCCTGATGCGGACCGTTTACGTTGCTGTAAGGTTTCGACCGGTAACGAGGGCGAAGTCCACGACATCGTCTGTGGTGCTAAAAACTTTAAGCAGGGCGATAAGGTCATGGTTGCATTGCCAGGCGCGGTCCTGCCGGGGGACTTTAAGATCAAAGCGTCCAAGCTGCGTGGGCAACCGTCCGCCGGCATGATGTGCTCCGCCAAGGAACTACAGATTGGTCAAGATCACGACGGTATCATGATTCTCGACGGCGATACCGCACTCGGCACGCCTTTGAATGATCTTTATACCGATGGCGACACGGTCTTCGATTTGGAGATCACGCCCAACCGTGTGGACGTGCTCAGTCATATCGGGGTCGCGCGCGAGCTCGCGGCTAAGTTTGGCCTGGATGTGAACTACCCCGAGGTCAAGGCCAGCACCGAAAATGAAAGCCATGGAGAGCCACTCATTTCCAGTGTCGATGTCAGTGCCTCTGAGGTCTGCCCGCACTACACCGCGATGTGCATCAAGGGCGTCAAAGTTGGCCCTAGTCCGAAATGGCTCAAGGACGCTATCGAGGCGACCGGGCAGCGTTCGATTAATAACGTCGTCGATGTTACTAATTACGTGCTTCAGGAAACCTGCCAGCCCTTGCACGCTTTTGACGCGGCCAAGATCCGAGGCGGCAAACTCGTCGTCCGCATGGCCAGCGAGGGCGAAAAAATGACCACACTCGACGAAGTCGAACGCACACTCTCCGCCGACATGGCTGTGATCGCCGATGCGGAGCGTCCACTGGTCGTGGCAGGAGTCATGGGCTCACTCGATGCCGAGGTGGATGCCGGGACGACCGACATCGTCCTTGAAGCTGCTTACTTCTCGCCCACCTCTGTGCGAGCGACATCACGCAAGTTGGGGCTATCTTCCGACAGCTCCTACCGCTTCGAGCGTGGGGTCGATCCACAAGGAGTCACCTACGCCTCCTTGCGTGCGGTGGATCTTATTCTTGAAGTCGCCGGTGGCAGCGTGGATGGCAACCGAATCGAGGTGGGGACCGAGCCGCCTACGATCTCGGAAGTTACCTTATTCCCCGATCGCGTACGTAAGTTTATCGGATTCGAGGTGAGCGACGAAGAAATACAAACCGTGCTCGAATCCTTGGGGCTTGCTGTCGCGATTCACGATGCCGACGATGGCTCCGTTCGTTGGGAAGTTACGATTCCTTCTTACCGTCAAGACCTGCAACGCGATGTCGATTTGATCGAAGAATTTATCCGTGTCTATGGCACCGATAAGATCCCTGAGTCTGAAGTCAGCGCACGTGGCATCAGCACACAAGACCACCGCATTTACACCGTAAACGAAGCTGTCGCCAATTACTTGACCGGTCAAAACTTCAACGAAGCCTTCCTCTATTCGCTGCGCGATCCGGAAGAGACTCAGTTCTTTTTTGGTGAGGAAAGCTTTAAAGTGCTGGCATTGGACAATCCGCTTCAGAGCGACCAAAGCCACCTGCGGCCTTCGCTCATACCGGGCTTGTTGGATGTGCTCAAGCTCAACGCTGCCCGCGGCACTGGAGCGACTCGCTTCTTCGAGCGCGGCCATGTTTATCGCGAAGTTAAAGGTCAAATGCTTGAGCTGATCTCTGTCGGCTTTGTGATCGTGGCGGATCAGATTAGCCGCGAATGGCGCCAGCGCGAAGTCGCCGACTTTTACACCGCACGCACCCTCGCAGGCGAAGTGCTGGAACTCGCTGGCGCCGCAGCTAACAAGTTGACCTTTCAACCGATCGAAGCGTGTAAGCTCTGGCAACCCGGTCATTCCGCCGAAGCGGGTGACTTTGCCAAAATGGGATTCATGGCCACCTGTGGTTTGCTCAATATGGCGACCTTGAAAGAGCGCTGGGATTTGACGACACCGGTGATTGCCGGTTCGATTTTGATGACGCCCAAGTTCTTCGAGCGCAAAGCCAAACGTGGACGCCACACAGGCGTTAGCAATCAACCTGCTTCGGCCAAGGACCTCGCTCTGATCGTGGATCAGTCCGTACTGGCGGGCGATGTTGAAAGGCAAGTCGCTAAATTTGCGAAAAAGGCCACCCAAGGCTTTGATTGTGAAAGCGTGCGTATTTTCGACCTTTACGAAGGCACAGGACTTCCTGAGGGCAAGAAGAGCCTCGCCGTCAGCATGAGCTTCCGCGCGGCAGATCGCACCCTGAAGGATAAAGAAGTCAACGCCGCCTTCGATGGCATCCAGAAATTGATCAGCGAAAAGACTGACTTCCAAATCCGCAAGTAG
- a CDS encoding glycosyltransferase, with product MKVLLTSHGSTGDIYPVIRLGRALVEAGHDVRFATVSLFRPEIEAAGIQFVYLPPDWDQSGFAEAMRDLTKAKNPLDLIRIIYSESLPFLDEILDTLERELRRADVFVTSYVFANLCTLARQAKVPCAVTTFAHNVVPSDSYPPEGLPRLLAAPAFLRRRWNRMLWRVTDRVLCWQINRVVGETMGRHGMGQAESFALEPADLALVTVSSKFCKPKRLWSDCFQFTGYLRWQSPEDPDLEATLEAFCQGQAVPILTFGSVTFDEARKVMTRFMRNWPAGKKIIIQSGWAGLTIERPNAEMLRVERVSHDQLFKYASMVIHHGGAGTTASVLHAGIPNIIIPHIGDQWFFASEVKRLGVGLEVKRKRWPEDLPKAVRTVEKSKKMQQRARVLATELAKENGPQTAVAALERLARGSPLACT from the coding sequence ATGAAAGTGTTGCTGACTTCACATGGTTCCACCGGGGATATTTATCCAGTGATTCGTCTGGGGCGGGCCTTGGTCGAAGCGGGGCACGATGTGCGCTTTGCGACTGTTTCGTTGTTCCGTCCAGAGATTGAGGCCGCAGGGATACAGTTTGTGTATCTGCCGCCAGATTGGGATCAGAGTGGTTTTGCGGAAGCGATGCGTGATTTGACCAAGGCGAAGAACCCATTGGATTTGATACGTATTATTTATTCCGAATCATTGCCATTTTTGGATGAAATTTTAGATACCCTGGAGCGAGAACTTCGGCGTGCGGATGTATTTGTCACGAGTTATGTATTTGCGAATTTGTGCACCTTGGCGCGACAGGCAAAGGTGCCTTGTGCGGTGACCACTTTTGCGCACAATGTGGTGCCTTCGGACAGTTATCCGCCGGAGGGCTTGCCGCGACTGTTGGCCGCGCCGGCGTTTTTACGTCGCCGGTGGAACCGGATGCTGTGGCGCGTGACGGATCGTGTGCTTTGCTGGCAAATCAATCGTGTGGTTGGGGAGACGATGGGGCGGCATGGTATGGGCCAAGCGGAGAGTTTTGCATTGGAGCCTGCGGACCTCGCGCTGGTGACCGTATCATCAAAATTCTGCAAGCCGAAGCGCTTGTGGAGTGATTGTTTTCAGTTTACTGGTTATTTGCGGTGGCAGTCGCCGGAGGACCCTGACTTGGAGGCGACTTTGGAGGCCTTTTGTCAGGGGCAAGCTGTGCCGATTTTGACCTTTGGGAGCGTGACTTTTGATGAGGCGCGTAAGGTGATGACCCGCTTCATGCGCAATTGGCCCGCGGGAAAGAAAATCATTATACAATCGGGCTGGGCAGGACTGACTATTGAACGGCCAAATGCAGAAATGTTGCGCGTCGAGCGTGTCTCGCACGATCAGCTTTTTAAATACGCGTCCATGGTCATCCACCACGGGGGTGCGGGCACCACTGCAAGTGTTTTGCATGCAGGCATTCCCAATATAATCATTCCGCACATTGGTGATCAGTGGTTTTTTGCATCGGAGGTGAAGCGCCTCGGTGTCGGTCTGGAGGTAAAGCGTAAGCGGTGGCCGGAGGATCTGCCGAAGGCGGTGCGCACGGTCGAAAAGTCTAAGAAAATGCAGCAACGGGCACGAGTGTTGGCGACTGAACTGGCAAAGGAAAACGGGCCGCAGACTGCAGTGGCGGCACTGGAGCGTCTGGCGCGGGGCAGTCCGCTTGCCTGTACGTAG
- a CDS encoding response regulator, whose protein sequence is MPDHTVLIVDDSSVDLEIISMVCRVLGCNTDVVSDGFEAINCYDPERHALVLCDYVMEPVNGIYVISKIRETYPHAKCIMVSGFPDVQLRSFVEENHLFDLVVKPIHTETLKKTLRLALDGEDGATVEVQGIALSNRMDACPALCGTSADTHALREQLSEQISCQHPFMLLGTADSSKREIAEFVHQNGSHAGGPCVIYDACAQSEADLQRDLVDAAGNFGIQVERAEKGTLILQHVDRLPLSIQKLLARGFDQLAQHTRLILLAETPLEEGLEQGTVDDEFYFKAASEVIEVP, encoded by the coding sequence ATGCCAGATCACACAGTACTAATTGTCGATGATTCTTCCGTCGATCTTGAGATTATCTCCATGGTTTGCCGCGTACTCGGTTGCAATACAGATGTTGTTTCTGATGGATTCGAGGCGATTAATTGTTATGACCCTGAGCGGCACGCGCTGGTGTTGTGCGATTACGTAATGGAGCCGGTTAATGGGATTTACGTGATCTCGAAGATTCGAGAAACGTATCCGCATGCTAAGTGCATTATGGTGAGTGGCTTTCCCGACGTGCAGCTGCGGAGCTTTGTTGAAGAAAATCATTTGTTCGATCTAGTGGTCAAACCGATCCACACGGAAACACTTAAAAAGACGCTGCGACTCGCGCTTGATGGGGAGGACGGGGCCACCGTTGAGGTGCAGGGGATCGCTCTGAGTAATCGTATGGATGCCTGTCCCGCGCTCTGTGGCACGAGTGCGGATACGCATGCCTTGCGAGAGCAATTGAGCGAGCAGATCTCTTGCCAACACCCTTTTATGCTCTTGGGCACAGCTGATTCCAGTAAGCGTGAAATCGCCGAATTTGTTCATCAAAATGGTTCTCATGCTGGAGGTCCATGTGTGATCTACGATGCTTGCGCACAGAGCGAGGCGGACTTGCAGCGCGACCTAGTCGATGCCGCCGGCAACTTTGGCATTCAGGTAGAGCGCGCCGAAAAGGGCACGCTCATTTTGCAGCATGTAGATCGTCTCCCCCTGAGCATTCAAAAACTACTGGCGAGAGGCTTCGATCAACTCGCACAACATACCCGGCTTATTTTATTGGCGGAGACGCCCTTGGAAGAGGGGCTCGAGCAGGGCACGGTCGACGATGAGTTTTATTTCAAGGCCGCTTCCGAGGTAATAGAGGTGCCATAA
- a CDS encoding pseudouridine synthase — protein sequence MAIHESTESQENRLNVLYQDEDFIAIDKPAGLLVHRSPLDRFATEFAVQKLRDQIGRPVNPCHRLDRPTSGVLLFALNAAATRAAQAIFLDHRAVKSYHAVVRGWLEGSGRIDYDLRNEENPDKLQSAITEYRSLKQSCVEVAVGRYPSARFSLVELHPQTGRTHQLRRHMAHLRHPILGDTRHGDGAQNQFLRTHCGRQMLLLRAVRLQMPHPIHGKLLDIRAEADADFNAALNRLKLL from the coding sequence TTGGCAATCCACGAAAGCACAGAATCACAAGAAAATCGTTTAAACGTCCTCTACCAAGACGAAGACTTCATCGCGATTGATAAACCGGCAGGCCTACTCGTGCACCGCAGTCCACTCGACCGGTTCGCGACGGAGTTTGCGGTGCAAAAGTTGCGCGATCAGATCGGACGGCCCGTCAACCCCTGCCACCGTCTGGATCGCCCGACTAGCGGCGTGTTACTTTTTGCGCTGAATGCAGCTGCCACGCGTGCCGCTCAAGCCATTTTCCTAGATCACCGCGCCGTCAAAAGCTACCATGCGGTGGTCCGCGGCTGGCTGGAAGGTTCTGGTCGGATCGACTATGACCTACGCAATGAAGAAAACCCCGACAAACTCCAATCCGCGATCACTGAATATCGCAGTCTCAAGCAGTCCTGCGTGGAAGTCGCGGTCGGTCGCTACCCCAGCGCCCGCTTTTCCTTGGTAGAGCTACATCCCCAAACTGGCCGCACGCATCAGCTACGCAGGCACATGGCACACTTGCGCCACCCGATCCTCGGTGACACCCGACATGGTGACGGCGCACAAAACCAATTTCTACGCACACATTGCGGTCGCCAAATGTTGCTCTTACGCGCCGTCCGGCTACAAATGCCCCACCCGATCCACGGTAAATTACTAGACATCCGAGCAGAGGCCGATGCCGATTTCAACGCAGCCTTAAATCGACTAAAGCTGCTGTGA
- the pheS gene encoding phenylalanine--tRNA ligase subunit alpha produces the protein MQEKLTAIVAGVQESAPKLQTRAEFEAYKATISGPKGSLTDVMKGMGKVPKEDKPAMGKLINQAKTAVQAAFDQVVERLEAAELAAKLGPAIDPTLPAPDPSRGTLHPIAQVREEMVELFRRIGFSVAEATEVETEHYCFDALNIPSDHPARDMQDSYYLPDALKVNNVSKHADEKYLLRTHTSTVQIRTMLQSKPPIRIVAPGRCFRRDTPDATHSANFHQIEGLYVDKNVTLLDLKATLDHFVKTIFGPKAKTRLRPSFFPFTEPSFEMDFFSPDLGKLSNKWLEIMGCGMVDPEVFKAVGIDPEVYTGFAFGMGIERIAMILQNVDDIRYYYQNDVRFLKQFA, from the coding sequence ATGCAAGAAAAGTTAACAGCCATCGTCGCGGGCGTGCAAGAATCTGCACCCAAGCTACAAACGCGCGCAGAATTTGAGGCCTACAAGGCTACTATTTCCGGCCCCAAGGGGTCTTTGACCGATGTCATGAAAGGCATGGGCAAAGTGCCCAAAGAAGACAAGCCTGCCATGGGTAAGTTGATCAACCAGGCGAAGACCGCGGTGCAAGCCGCGTTTGATCAGGTCGTCGAGCGACTTGAAGCAGCCGAATTGGCGGCCAAGTTAGGTCCTGCGATCGATCCGACGCTACCTGCGCCAGACCCAAGTCGGGGGACTTTGCATCCCATCGCCCAAGTGCGCGAAGAGATGGTCGAGCTTTTTCGCCGTATCGGCTTCTCCGTTGCGGAGGCCACTGAGGTCGAGACCGAACACTATTGCTTCGATGCGCTTAACATCCCCAGCGATCACCCCGCACGTGATATGCAGGACTCCTATTACCTGCCCGATGCTTTAAAGGTTAACAACGTCAGCAAGCACGCCGACGAAAAATACCTGCTGCGCACACATACCTCTACCGTGCAGATTCGCACCATGCTCCAGTCGAAGCCGCCGATTCGTATCGTTGCGCCGGGTCGTTGCTTCCGTCGCGACACCCCGGACGCCACGCACAGTGCCAACTTCCACCAAATCGAAGGGCTGTATGTGGATAAAAACGTGACACTGCTCGACCTCAAAGCGACGCTGGACCACTTCGTTAAAACCATCTTCGGCCCCAAGGCAAAGACTCGTCTGCGCCCGAGCTTTTTCCCATTTACCGAGCCTAGCTTCGAGATGGACTTCTTTTCACCCGACCTTGGCAAGTTAAGTAACAAATGGCTGGAGATTATGGGCTGTGGCATGGTCGACCCCGAGGTCTTTAAAGCCGTAGGCATCGACCCCGAAGTTTACACCGGCTTCGCCTTTGGCATGGGGATCGAGCGCATCGCCATGATCCTGCAAAACGTCGACGACATTCGCTATTATTATCAAAACGACGTCCGCTTCCTCAAGCAGTTCGCCTAA